The Herpetosiphonaceae bacterium genome includes a region encoding these proteins:
- a CDS encoding response regulator transcription factor has protein sequence MAVVAAKGPEMSQQRISVVVADDHPVVRSGIVYELSRQPDIQVLGAAENGDMALHLARTLQPQVLVLDLSMPGLRTVDVVRQTRALPSPPRILILTAHSEIEAVLALLNIGVTGYLLKDEDPEMISAAVRSVAHGERSLSPAIAAGVVDHTLSAATSPTLALSARELEVLRVLAQAKSNHEIALALDMSERTVRYYLRNIYDKLHVSGRSEALAWAIHHGLDKR, from the coding sequence ATGGCTGTGGTAGCCGCAAAAGGCCCCGAAATGAGCCAGCAGCGCATCAGCGTGGTCGTCGCCGACGATCATCCGGTCGTCCGCTCTGGAATCGTGTACGAGCTGTCGCGACAGCCGGATATCCAGGTGCTTGGCGCGGCTGAGAATGGAGATATGGCCCTTCATCTTGCCCGGACGCTCCAGCCGCAGGTGCTTGTGCTGGACTTGAGCATGCCGGGGCTGCGCACGGTCGATGTGGTCCGTCAGACGCGCGCGCTGCCCTCTCCGCCGCGCATCTTGATCTTGACGGCGCACAGCGAGATCGAGGCGGTGCTGGCGCTATTAAATATTGGCGTCACCGGCTATCTGCTCAAAGACGAAGATCCGGAGATGATCTCAGCCGCCGTGCGCAGCGTGGCCCACGGCGAGCGCAGCTTGAGCCCCGCTATCGCCGCCGGTGTGGTGGATCATACCCTCTCCGCCGCGACATCGCCCACACTGGCACTCTCCGCCCGTGAGCTGGAGGTGCTGCGGGTGCTGGCGCAGGCCAAGAGCAACCACGAGATCGCTCTGGCGCTCGACATGAGCGAGCGCACGGTACGCTACTACCTGCGCAACATCTACGACAAGCTGCACGTGTCGGGTCGCAGCGAGGCGCTGGCCTGGGCCATTCATCACGGCCTCGATAAGCGCTAA
- a CDS encoding TRAP transporter fused permease subunit, translating into MTKVYDPAASDPADVIEPISEEKVSQIIEEFESESQTRQIGGAWRVLAGILAAGLSVYALYWTQFNITTQVYRASFLMLALVLSFIFYPTFKRAPRGFAVLDGVLALLAVASLTFLILNYEAALQRTVNPTPMEIWMGGILILLVLEATRRTTGWILPATAIIFLLYAYFGRSFPPPFQHRGQTIARIIGKNYLTLEGVFGVPLDVAATFIVLFTIYGAVLEYSGAGKFFLDWSFAALGKSRSGAGPGRTVTAAGFLLGTVSGSGVATTVTLGSLAWPMLRKAGYDRNTAGGILSAAGIGALLSPPTLGAAAFLIAEYLEVSYLRVLIFATIPTVLYYLSCLLMIEADSRRMHTQPVPFESLSLWELTRKYGYHFSSLFTIVVLMAIGMTPFMAVFWSIVVAFALSFLQPETRLTSLRALAAGGAVAAALYLLQMFGALPLLGVPAQRLSTVAFWGVIAAAVVSTLQVIRSRLSRRDALETSVAGQHAIGVGAIGVLATAGGQEQSRLLQALEAGGKGVLSIAATTATAGVIVSVVTLTGLGIKISGIIVDLSAGYLFLTILYAALAVWVLGLAVPVTASYIIAAVMIVPALTSVGVNEAAAHMFIFYYAVLADVSPPTALAPFAAAALTGGNPFRTTMLAWKYCLPAFLVPFMITLSPEGASLLMIGDASVIGWTFFTACLAVAGLAVAFGGYFVRQANIVERALAGLGGLALLYADLRFDAVGLSLLVVMAALHLLRVRRTAAPVQV; encoded by the coding sequence ATGACAAAGGTCTATGATCCTGCTGCGTCCGATCCCGCCGATGTGATCGAGCCGATCAGCGAAGAAAAGGTAAGCCAGATCATCGAAGAGTTCGAGAGCGAGTCACAGACGCGCCAGATCGGCGGGGCGTGGCGTGTGCTGGCCGGAATTTTGGCGGCGGGGCTGTCGGTCTATGCGCTCTACTGGACCCAGTTCAACATTACCACGCAGGTCTATCGCGCCAGCTTCTTGATGCTCGCGCTGGTGCTCTCGTTCATCTTCTACCCGACCTTCAAGCGCGCGCCCAGAGGCTTTGCCGTGCTCGACGGCGTGCTGGCGCTGCTGGCAGTAGCAAGCCTGACCTTTTTGATCCTGAACTACGAGGCGGCGCTCCAGCGCACGGTCAATCCCACGCCGATGGAGATCTGGATGGGCGGCATCCTGATCCTGCTGGTTCTTGAGGCGACGCGCCGCACCACGGGCTGGATCTTGCCCGCGACGGCGATCATCTTTCTGCTGTACGCCTACTTCGGCAGATCGTTTCCGCCGCCGTTCCAGCATCGCGGCCAGACGATCGCGCGGATCATCGGCAAGAACTACCTGACGCTTGAGGGCGTCTTCGGCGTGCCGCTCGACGTGGCGGCAACCTTTATCGTGCTCTTCACGATCTACGGCGCGGTGCTTGAGTACAGCGGCGCCGGCAAATTCTTCCTCGACTGGTCGTTTGCGGCGCTCGGTAAGTCGCGCAGCGGCGCAGGGCCGGGACGCACGGTGACAGCCGCCGGATTTTTGCTCGGCACGGTTTCCGGCAGCGGCGTGGCAACCACGGTAACGCTCGGCTCGCTGGCGTGGCCGATGCTGCGCAAGGCGGGCTACGACCGCAACACGGCGGGCGGCATCCTCTCGGCGGCAGGCATCGGCGCGCTGCTCTCACCGCCGACGCTGGGCGCGGCAGCCTTTCTGATCGCGGAGTATCTCGAAGTCTCCTACCTGCGCGTGCTGATCTTCGCGACGATCCCGACGGTGCTGTACTATCTCTCGTGTCTGCTGATGATCGAGGCCGACTCGCGGCGGATGCATACGCAGCCGGTGCCGTTCGAGTCGCTGTCGCTGTGGGAGCTGACGCGCAAGTACGGCTACCATTTCAGCTCGCTCTTTACGATCGTGGTGCTAATGGCGATCGGCATGACGCCGTTTATGGCGGTCTTCTGGTCGATCGTGGTCGCGTTTGCGCTGAGCTTTTTGCAGCCGGAGACGCGCCTGACGTCGCTGCGGGCGCTGGCGGCGGGCGGCGCGGTGGCAGCGGCGCTGTACCTGCTTCAGATGTTCGGCGCGCTGCCGCTGCTGGGCGTGCCCGCGCAGCGCCTCTCGACGGTTGCCTTTTGGGGCGTGATCGCGGCGGCGGTCGTCTCGACGCTTCAGGTGATTCGCTCGCGGCTCAGCCGCAGGGATGCGCTGGAGACGAGCGTGGCGGGACAGCACGCGATCGGCGTCGGCGCGATCGGCGTGCTGGCGACGGCGGGCGGTCAGGAGCAGAGCCGCCTGCTGCAAGCGCTTGAGGCGGGCGGCAAAGGCGTGCTGTCGATCGCCGCGACGACCGCGACCGCCGGGGTGATTGTGTCGGTGGTGACGCTGACCGGGCTGGGGATTAAGATCTCCGGCATCATCGTCGATCTGTCGGCGGGCTATCTCTTCCTGACGATCCTGTACGCGGCGCTGGCCGTGTGGGTGCTTGGGCTTGCGGTGCCGGTCACGGCCTCGTACATCATCGCGGCGGTGATGATCGTGCCCGCGCTGACGAGCGTCGGGGTCAACGAGGCGGCGGCGCATATGTTCATCTTCTACTACGCGGTGCTGGCGGATGTGTCGCCGCCCACTGCGCTCGCGCCCTTCGCCGCAGCCGCGCTGACCGGCGGCAATCCGTTCAGGACGACGATGCTGGCCTGGAAGTATTGTCTGCCCGCGTTTCTGGTGCCGTTTATGATCACGCTCAGCCCTGAGGGCGCGAGCCTGCTGATGATCGGCGATGCGTCGGTGATCGGCTGGACCTTCTTCACGGCCTGTCTTGCGGTGGCGGGGCTGGCGGTGGCCTTCGGCGGCTACTTCGTGCGGCAGGCCAATATCGTGGAGCGGGCGCTGGCGGGCCTGGGCGGTCTGGCGCTGCTCTACGCCGATCTGCGCTTCGATGCGGTCGGGCTGTCGCTGCTGGTTGTGATGGCGGCGCTTCATCTGCTGCGCGTGCGACGCACGGCGGCTCCGGTGCAGGTGTAG
- a CDS encoding TAXI family TRAP transporter solute-binding subunit — protein sequence MVSRLTTLICGLLMLVLAACGTPAGETSTGTTASPAAATSSAATQTTATQSATTAPAAGAAGQGPCTPEAASAPAPDPPILVIGTGNTGGVFFPYGGGIARVLTAKLPKAQVTVEETGGSVDNMKLIKAGDADLGLSTVDSAYDALLGQGAYTDTGPIPACTLIVLYQSFVHVVARDGTGISTVEDMKGKTVSVGSAGSSTEGAADRILEAAGLNPKGDITRENLSVADSVAAMKDGKIDAFFWIGGLPTGAVTDLVNTPNVKVAFIPTEQYVKSLTDKYGPVYTSFALPAGTYAGFDQDVPGIGIGNILFANASMNEQLAYDIVKTLFDNLADVQTSHPEAKKLALEAAAVGSSIPLHPGAIKFYQEKGVYKP from the coding sequence ATGGTTTCACGTCTGACCACGCTGATCTGCGGACTCCTGATGCTCGTACTCGCCGCCTGCGGCACGCCCGCAGGCGAAACCTCAACCGGAACGACCGCCAGCCCCGCCGCCGCAACCAGCAGCGCGGCCACCCAGACGACAGCCACACAGAGCGCTACAACTGCCCCAGCCGCAGGCGCGGCAGGCCAAGGCCCATGCACGCCCGAAGCCGCAAGCGCGCCCGCGCCCGACCCGCCGATCCTGGTGATCGGCACGGGCAACACCGGCGGCGTGTTCTTCCCCTACGGCGGCGGTATCGCCCGCGTGCTCACGGCCAAGCTGCCCAAGGCGCAGGTGACGGTCGAGGAGACTGGCGGCTCGGTCGATAACATGAAGCTGATCAAGGCGGGCGATGCCGACCTCGGCCTATCTACGGTGGACTCGGCCTACGATGCGCTGCTCGGCCAGGGCGCGTACACCGACACCGGCCCGATCCCGGCGTGTACGCTGATCGTGCTCTACCAGAGCTTCGTGCATGTCGTGGCGCGCGACGGCACCGGGATCAGCACCGTAGAAGACATGAAGGGCAAGACCGTATCGGTCGGCTCGGCGGGCAGCAGCACCGAAGGCGCAGCCGACCGCATTCTGGAGGCTGCCGGGCTCAATCCCAAGGGCGACATCACCCGCGAAAACCTCAGCGTCGCCGACTCCGTTGCGGCGATGAAGGACGGCAAGATCGATGCGTTCTTCTGGATCGGCGGCCTGCCCACGGGCGCGGTAACGGACCTGGTGAACACGCCCAACGTCAAGGTCGCGTTCATTCCCACCGAGCAATATGTCAAGTCGCTGACCGACAAGTACGGCCCAGTCTATACCAGCTTCGCGCTGCCCGCAGGCACCTACGCGGGCTTCGATCAGGACGTGCCCGGCATCGGCATCGGCAACATTTTGTTCGCCAACGCCAGCATGAACGAGCAGCTCGCGTACGACATCGTCAAGACGCTCTTCGACAACCTGGCCGACGTGCAGACCAGCCATCCCGAAGCGAAGAAGCTGGCGCTGGAGGCTGCGGCGGTCGGCTCGTCGATCCCGCTGCATCCCGGCGCGATCAAGTTCTATCAGGAGAAAGGTGTGTACAAGCCGTAG
- the nth gene encoding endonuclease III translates to MHRSDFDIHAAMQALHATMPDYPAPLIDGTNANSQTPFRILIATILSLRTKDTLTAVVAPRLFAAADTPETMLALREEQIAELIYPVGFYRTKARSIREVCALLLAHHGGKVPADLDALLALPGVGRKTANLVLTMGFDLPGICVDTHVHRITNRWGYIQTKTPEETEFALRDTLPPEHWTAINGLLVTLGQNICHPTSPRCSICPVAAYCARVGVTRSR, encoded by the coding sequence ATGCACAGATCCGATTTTGATATTCACGCGGCCATGCAGGCGCTTCATGCGACCATGCCCGACTATCCCGCGCCGCTGATCGATGGGACGAACGCCAATAGCCAGACGCCCTTTCGCATCCTGATCGCGACGATCCTCAGCTTACGCACCAAGGACACGCTGACGGCGGTCGTCGCGCCGCGTCTCTTCGCCGCCGCCGATACGCCGGAGACGATGCTGGCGCTGCGCGAGGAGCAGATCGCCGAGCTGATCTATCCCGTGGGCTTTTATCGCACCAAGGCCCGCTCGATCCGCGAGGTCTGCGCGCTGCTGCTGGCGCACCACGGCGGCAAGGTGCCCGCCGATCTGGATGCTCTGCTGGCGCTGCCGGGCGTGGGCCGTAAGACGGCCAATCTGGTGCTGACGATGGGCTTCGATCTGCCGGGCATCTGCGTGGACACGCATGTGCATCGGATCACCAATCGCTGGGGCTATATCCAGACCAAAACACCGGAGGAGACAGAGTTCGCGCTGCGCGACACGCTGCCGCCTGAGCACTGGACGGCGATCAATGGCCTGCTCGTGACGCTCGGCCAGAACATCTGCCATCCGACATCGCCCCGCTGTAGCATCTGTCCGGTCGCGGCGTACTGTGCCCGCGTCGGCGTTACCCGTAGCCGCTAG